From a single Anas acuta chromosome 16, bAnaAcu1.1, whole genome shotgun sequence genomic region:
- the ZNF341 gene encoding zinc finger protein 341 isoform X1, translating into MDNQTVLAVQSLLDGQGAVTDPSAQSVSSSTAIPPMDDEDVFLCGKCKKQFNSLPAFMTHKREQCQGSAPSLSTVSLASSSVYSPPITAVQQAPSASRQQISTYITVPPSPLIQTLVQGNILVSDEVLMSAMSAFTSLDQPMPAVQPPVQSSLSMHAGAGYLSQPPPPPPPPPPPPPQPPPPPPPSLGAPGQPSAGGVVEVYSAPAPLAANSSVEIQALGMQPYPPMEVPSQCVESPVYPSPPVYSPGKQGFKSKSTGAPAPLSGSGGGNVVGFDSTSAVKSRRSKNESGLQEGKPKSPKLKCTYCDKAFTKNFDLQQHIRSHTGEKPFQCIVCGRAFAQKSNVKKHMQTHKVWPPGLGCTISRNSITVQVMALNPNQTEDEENTGLTQPSRNPAQPPQDMSPMEESEAGKLEAKQVVLIDSSYQCQFCPSKFNTYFQLKSHMTQHKNEQVYKCVVKSCAQTFQKLESFLDHIKSHQEELSYRCHLCSKDFLSLYELGIHQYSHNLLPQHSPKKDVAVYKCVKCVNKYSTPEALEHHLQTATHNFPCPHCQKVFPCERYLRRHIPTHGAGSKFKCQICKKFFRREHYLKLHAHIHSGEKPFKCSVCDAAFNRKDKLKRHMLIHEPFKKYKCPFSSHMGCNKEFNRPDKLKAHILSHSGMKIHKCQYCNKSFSRRAHMMEHQRSHTGNYKYRCPTCSKGFTRHKYMKDHKCRLGSPKDKDLQLRKPQKKRVARGRKVGLSIPNQLALAELKDGAAGESPQDDSPNKEPFQESDAVLSIVVGGSGAADSDLVVPGQPSSITSNLSLAELQAASDGPCTMLAVPVYIQTTE; encoded by the exons ATGGATAACCAGACGGTGCTGGCCGTGCAGTCCTTGCTGGATGGTCAGGGAGCAGTGACAGACCCGTCTGCTCAGAGCGTCAGCTCCTCCACCGCCATCCCGCCCATGG ATGATGAAGATGTCTTCCTGTGTGGGAAGTGCAAGAAGCAGTTCAACTCCTTGCCTGCCTTCATGACCCACAAGAGAGAGCAGTGCCAGGGAAGCGCCCCTTCCCTCTCAACAGTctctctggccagcagcagcgtgTACAGCCCCCCCATCACAGCGGTGCAGCAGGCTCCGAGCGCCAGCCGACAG caaaTTTCCACGTACATCACCGTTCCCCCATCGCCTTTGATTCAGACCCTGGTGCAGGGGAACATCCTGGTTAGCGACGAGGTGCTGATGTCGGCCATGTCCGCCTTCACGTCCTTGGACCAGCCCATGCCCGCCGTGCAGCCCCCGGTGCAG AGCAGCCTGAGTATGCACGCTGGGGCTGGGTACCTCTCGCAGCCccctccgccaccacctccccctccgccgcctcctcctcagCCCCCACCGCCTCCCCCGCCAAGCCTGGGGGCTCCGGGACAGCCCAGTGCCGGCGGCGTGGTCGAAGTGTACAGCGCTCCTGCTCCTCTGGCAGCAAACAGCTCAGTGGAGATCCAGGCGCTGGGCATGCAGCCCTACCCGCCCATGGAG GTACCAAGCCAGTGTGTGGAGAGCCCCGTGTACCCCTCTCCCCCTGTGTACAGCCCTGGGAAGCAGGGGTTCAAGTCCAAGAGCACCGGTGCTCCCGCGCCTCTGAGCGGCTCAGGAGGAGGCAATGTGGTTGGTTTTGATTCCACCTCCGCTGTCAAAAGTAGGCGATCCAAAAACGAGAGTGGGCTGCAGGAAG GGAAACCAAAGTCCCCCAAGCTGAAATGCACTTACTGCGACAAGGCCTTTACCAAAAACTTtgacctgcagcagcacatcagAAG TCACACAGGGGAGAAGCCCTTCCAGTGCATCGTGTGTGGCCGAGCCTTTGCCCAGAAGTCCAACGTGAAGAAACACATGCAAACCCACAAAGTCTGGCCTCCGGGGCTGGGCTGCACCATCTCCCGCAACTCCATCACGGTGCAGGTCATGGCCCTGAACCCCAACCAGACGGAGGATGAGGAGAACACAG GTTTGACTCAGCCCTCGAGGAACCCCGCACAACCGCCCCAAGACATGAGCCCGATGGAGGAGAGCGAGGCAGGCAAACTGGAAGCCAAGCAGGTTGTCTTGATCGACAGCTCTTACCAGTGCCAGTTCTGCCCCAGCAAATTCAACACCTATTTCCAGCTCAAATCACACATGACACAACACAAGAACGAGCAG GTGTACAAGTGTGTGGTGAAGAGCTGCGCTCAGACCTTCCAGAAGCTGGAGTCTTTCCTCGACCACATCAAGAGCCACCAGGAGGAGCTGAGTTACCgctgccacctctgcagcaAGGACTTCCTCTCGCTGTATGAGCTGGGCATCCACCAGTACTCCCACAAcctgctgccccagcacagccccaagaAGGACGTGGCCGTGTACAA GTGTGTGAAGTGTGTAAATAAGTACTCCACGCCAGAAGCCCTGGAGCATCATCTGCAGACAGCAACGCACAACTTTCCCTGCCCTCACTGCCAGAAG gtgtttccctgtgagagGTACCTGCGCCGCCACATCCCCACGCACGGTGCGGGCAGCAAGTTCAAGTGCCAGATCTGCAAGAAGTTCTTTCGCCGTGAGCACTACCTCAAGCTGCACGCCCACATCCACTCGG GTGAAAAGCCCTTTAAGTGCTCGGTGTGTGATGCAGCTTTCAATCGGAAAGACAAACTCAAGAGGCATATGCTGATCCACGAGCCTTTCAAGAAATATAAATGTCCCTTCTC AAGCCACATGGGCTGCAATAAAGAGTTCAACAGGCCAGACAAGCTGAAGGCTCACATACTGTCCCATTCAG GGATGAAGATCCACAAGTGCCAGTACTGTAACAAGTCCTTCAGCCGACGAGCCCACATGATGGAGCACCAGCGCTCGCACACCGGCAACTACAAATACCGCTGCCCCACCTGCAGCAAGGGCTTCACGCGCCACAAGTACATGAAGGACCACAAGTGCCGCCTGGGCTCACCCAAGGACAAAGACCTGCAGCTCAGGAAGCCCCAGAAGAAACGGGTGGCACGGGGGCGCAAGGTGGGCCTGTCCATCCCCAACCAGCTGGCTCTGGCGGAGCTGAAGGACGGTGCCGCTGGGGAAAGCCCCCAGGACGACAGCCCGAACAAAGAACCCTTTCAGGAGTCGGACGCAGTCCTGTCCATTGTGGTGGGTGGGTCAGGAGCTGCTGACTCAGACCTCGTTGttcctgggcagcccagcagcatcACGTCCAATTTGTCcttggcagagctgcaggctgcctcgGACGGCCCCTGCaccatgctggctgtccccgTGTACATCCAGACGACGGAGTGA
- the ZNF341 gene encoding zinc finger protein 341 isoform X2: MAQAIFEALEGMDNQTVLAVQSLLDGQGAVTDPSAQSVSSSTAIPPMDDEDVFLCGKCKKQFNSLPAFMTHKREQCQGSAPSLSTVSLASSSVYSPPITAVQQAPSASRQQISTYITVPPSPLIQTLVQGNILVSDEVLMSAMSAFTSLDQPMPAVQPPVQSSLSMHAGAGYLSQPPPPPPPPPPPPPQPPPPPPPSLGAPGQPSAGGVVEVYSAPAPLAANSSVEIQALGMQPYPPMEVPSQCVESPVYPSPPVYSPGKQGFKSKSTGAPAPLSGSGGGNVVGFDSTSAVKSRRSKNESGLQEGKPKSPKLKCTYCDKAFTKNFDLQQHIRSHTGEKPFQCIVCGRAFAQKSNVKKHMQTHKVWPPGLGCTISRNSITVQVMALNPNQTEDEENTGLTQPSRNPAQPPQDMSPMEESEAGKLEAKQVVLIDSSYQCQFCPSKFNTYFQLKSHMTQHKNEQVYKCVVKSCAQTFQKLESFLDHIKSHQEELSYRCHLCSKDFLSLYELGIHQYSHNLLPQHSPKKDVAVYKCVKCVNKYSTPEALEHHLQTATHNFPCPHCQKVFPCERYLRRHIPTHGAGSKFKCQICKKFFRREHYLKLHAHIHSGEKPFKCSVCDAAFNRKDKLKRHMLIHEPFKKYKCPFSSHMGCNKEFNRPDKLKAHILSHSGMKIHKCQYCNKSFSRRAHMMEHQRSHTGNYKYRCPTCSKGFTRHKYMKDHKCRLGSPKDKDLQLRKPQKKRVARGRKVGLSIPNQLALAELKDGAAGESPQDDSPNKEPFQESDAVLSIVVGGSGAADSDLVVPGQPSSITSNLSLAELQAASDGPCTMLAVPVYIQTTE, encoded by the exons ATGGCGCAGGCGATCTTCGAGGCGCTGGAAG GAATGGATAACCAGACGGTGCTGGCCGTGCAGTCCTTGCTGGATGGTCAGGGAGCAGTGACAGACCCGTCTGCTCAGAGCGTCAGCTCCTCCACCGCCATCCCGCCCATGG ATGATGAAGATGTCTTCCTGTGTGGGAAGTGCAAGAAGCAGTTCAACTCCTTGCCTGCCTTCATGACCCACAAGAGAGAGCAGTGCCAGGGAAGCGCCCCTTCCCTCTCAACAGTctctctggccagcagcagcgtgTACAGCCCCCCCATCACAGCGGTGCAGCAGGCTCCGAGCGCCAGCCGACAG caaaTTTCCACGTACATCACCGTTCCCCCATCGCCTTTGATTCAGACCCTGGTGCAGGGGAACATCCTGGTTAGCGACGAGGTGCTGATGTCGGCCATGTCCGCCTTCACGTCCTTGGACCAGCCCATGCCCGCCGTGCAGCCCCCGGTGCAG AGCAGCCTGAGTATGCACGCTGGGGCTGGGTACCTCTCGCAGCCccctccgccaccacctccccctccgccgcctcctcctcagCCCCCACCGCCTCCCCCGCCAAGCCTGGGGGCTCCGGGACAGCCCAGTGCCGGCGGCGTGGTCGAAGTGTACAGCGCTCCTGCTCCTCTGGCAGCAAACAGCTCAGTGGAGATCCAGGCGCTGGGCATGCAGCCCTACCCGCCCATGGAG GTACCAAGCCAGTGTGTGGAGAGCCCCGTGTACCCCTCTCCCCCTGTGTACAGCCCTGGGAAGCAGGGGTTCAAGTCCAAGAGCACCGGTGCTCCCGCGCCTCTGAGCGGCTCAGGAGGAGGCAATGTGGTTGGTTTTGATTCCACCTCCGCTGTCAAAAGTAGGCGATCCAAAAACGAGAGTGGGCTGCAGGAAG GGAAACCAAAGTCCCCCAAGCTGAAATGCACTTACTGCGACAAGGCCTTTACCAAAAACTTtgacctgcagcagcacatcagAAG TCACACAGGGGAGAAGCCCTTCCAGTGCATCGTGTGTGGCCGAGCCTTTGCCCAGAAGTCCAACGTGAAGAAACACATGCAAACCCACAAAGTCTGGCCTCCGGGGCTGGGCTGCACCATCTCCCGCAACTCCATCACGGTGCAGGTCATGGCCCTGAACCCCAACCAGACGGAGGATGAGGAGAACACAG GTTTGACTCAGCCCTCGAGGAACCCCGCACAACCGCCCCAAGACATGAGCCCGATGGAGGAGAGCGAGGCAGGCAAACTGGAAGCCAAGCAGGTTGTCTTGATCGACAGCTCTTACCAGTGCCAGTTCTGCCCCAGCAAATTCAACACCTATTTCCAGCTCAAATCACACATGACACAACACAAGAACGAGCAG GTGTACAAGTGTGTGGTGAAGAGCTGCGCTCAGACCTTCCAGAAGCTGGAGTCTTTCCTCGACCACATCAAGAGCCACCAGGAGGAGCTGAGTTACCgctgccacctctgcagcaAGGACTTCCTCTCGCTGTATGAGCTGGGCATCCACCAGTACTCCCACAAcctgctgccccagcacagccccaagaAGGACGTGGCCGTGTACAA GTGTGTGAAGTGTGTAAATAAGTACTCCACGCCAGAAGCCCTGGAGCATCATCTGCAGACAGCAACGCACAACTTTCCCTGCCCTCACTGCCAGAAG gtgtttccctgtgagagGTACCTGCGCCGCCACATCCCCACGCACGGTGCGGGCAGCAAGTTCAAGTGCCAGATCTGCAAGAAGTTCTTTCGCCGTGAGCACTACCTCAAGCTGCACGCCCACATCCACTCGG GTGAAAAGCCCTTTAAGTGCTCGGTGTGTGATGCAGCTTTCAATCGGAAAGACAAACTCAAGAGGCATATGCTGATCCACGAGCCTTTCAAGAAATATAAATGTCCCTTCTC AAGCCACATGGGCTGCAATAAAGAGTTCAACAGGCCAGACAAGCTGAAGGCTCACATACTGTCCCATTCAG GGATGAAGATCCACAAGTGCCAGTACTGTAACAAGTCCTTCAGCCGACGAGCCCACATGATGGAGCACCAGCGCTCGCACACCGGCAACTACAAATACCGCTGCCCCACCTGCAGCAAGGGCTTCACGCGCCACAAGTACATGAAGGACCACAAGTGCCGCCTGGGCTCACCCAAGGACAAAGACCTGCAGCTCAGGAAGCCCCAGAAGAAACGGGTGGCACGGGGGCGCAAGGTGGGCCTGTCCATCCCCAACCAGCTGGCTCTGGCGGAGCTGAAGGACGGTGCCGCTGGGGAAAGCCCCCAGGACGACAGCCCGAACAAAGAACCCTTTCAGGAGTCGGACGCAGTCCTGTCCATTGTGGTGGGTGGGTCAGGAGCTGCTGACTCAGACCTCGTTGttcctgggcagcccagcagcatcACGTCCAATTTGTCcttggcagagctgcaggctgcctcgGACGGCCCCTGCaccatgctggctgtccccgTGTACATCCAGACGACGGAGTGA
- the ZNF341 gene encoding zinc finger protein 341 isoform X3, with protein MHAGAGYLSQPPPPPPPPPPPPPQPPPPPPPSLGAPGQPSAGGVVEVYSAPAPLAANSSVEIQALGMQPYPPMEVPSQCVESPVYPSPPVYSPGKQGFKSKSTGAPAPLSGSGGGNVVGFDSTSAVKSRRSKNESGLQEGKPKSPKLKCTYCDKAFTKNFDLQQHIRSHTGEKPFQCIVCGRAFAQKSNVKKHMQTHKVWPPGLGCTISRNSITVQVMALNPNQTEDEENTGLTQPSRNPAQPPQDMSPMEESEAGKLEAKQVVLIDSSYQCQFCPSKFNTYFQLKSHMTQHKNEQVYKCVVKSCAQTFQKLESFLDHIKSHQEELSYRCHLCSKDFLSLYELGIHQYSHNLLPQHSPKKDVAVYKCVKCVNKYSTPEALEHHLQTATHNFPCPHCQKVFPCERYLRRHIPTHGAGSKFKCQICKKFFRREHYLKLHAHIHSGEKPFKCSVCDAAFNRKDKLKRHMLIHEPFKKYKCPFSSHMGCNKEFNRPDKLKAHILSHSGMKIHKCQYCNKSFSRRAHMMEHQRSHTGNYKYRCPTCSKGFTRHKYMKDHKCRLGSPKDKDLQLRKPQKKRVARGRKVGLSIPNQLALAELKDGAAGESPQDDSPNKEPFQESDAVLSIVVGGSGAADSDLVVPGQPSSITSNLSLAELQAASDGPCTMLAVPVYIQTTE; from the exons ATGCACGCTGGGGCTGGGTACCTCTCGCAGCCccctccgccaccacctccccctccgccgcctcctcctcagCCCCCACCGCCTCCCCCGCCAAGCCTGGGGGCTCCGGGACAGCCCAGTGCCGGCGGCGTGGTCGAAGTGTACAGCGCTCCTGCTCCTCTGGCAGCAAACAGCTCAGTGGAGATCCAGGCGCTGGGCATGCAGCCCTACCCGCCCATGGAG GTACCAAGCCAGTGTGTGGAGAGCCCCGTGTACCCCTCTCCCCCTGTGTACAGCCCTGGGAAGCAGGGGTTCAAGTCCAAGAGCACCGGTGCTCCCGCGCCTCTGAGCGGCTCAGGAGGAGGCAATGTGGTTGGTTTTGATTCCACCTCCGCTGTCAAAAGTAGGCGATCCAAAAACGAGAGTGGGCTGCAGGAAG GGAAACCAAAGTCCCCCAAGCTGAAATGCACTTACTGCGACAAGGCCTTTACCAAAAACTTtgacctgcagcagcacatcagAAG TCACACAGGGGAGAAGCCCTTCCAGTGCATCGTGTGTGGCCGAGCCTTTGCCCAGAAGTCCAACGTGAAGAAACACATGCAAACCCACAAAGTCTGGCCTCCGGGGCTGGGCTGCACCATCTCCCGCAACTCCATCACGGTGCAGGTCATGGCCCTGAACCCCAACCAGACGGAGGATGAGGAGAACACAG GTTTGACTCAGCCCTCGAGGAACCCCGCACAACCGCCCCAAGACATGAGCCCGATGGAGGAGAGCGAGGCAGGCAAACTGGAAGCCAAGCAGGTTGTCTTGATCGACAGCTCTTACCAGTGCCAGTTCTGCCCCAGCAAATTCAACACCTATTTCCAGCTCAAATCACACATGACACAACACAAGAACGAGCAG GTGTACAAGTGTGTGGTGAAGAGCTGCGCTCAGACCTTCCAGAAGCTGGAGTCTTTCCTCGACCACATCAAGAGCCACCAGGAGGAGCTGAGTTACCgctgccacctctgcagcaAGGACTTCCTCTCGCTGTATGAGCTGGGCATCCACCAGTACTCCCACAAcctgctgccccagcacagccccaagaAGGACGTGGCCGTGTACAA GTGTGTGAAGTGTGTAAATAAGTACTCCACGCCAGAAGCCCTGGAGCATCATCTGCAGACAGCAACGCACAACTTTCCCTGCCCTCACTGCCAGAAG gtgtttccctgtgagagGTACCTGCGCCGCCACATCCCCACGCACGGTGCGGGCAGCAAGTTCAAGTGCCAGATCTGCAAGAAGTTCTTTCGCCGTGAGCACTACCTCAAGCTGCACGCCCACATCCACTCGG GTGAAAAGCCCTTTAAGTGCTCGGTGTGTGATGCAGCTTTCAATCGGAAAGACAAACTCAAGAGGCATATGCTGATCCACGAGCCTTTCAAGAAATATAAATGTCCCTTCTC AAGCCACATGGGCTGCAATAAAGAGTTCAACAGGCCAGACAAGCTGAAGGCTCACATACTGTCCCATTCAG GGATGAAGATCCACAAGTGCCAGTACTGTAACAAGTCCTTCAGCCGACGAGCCCACATGATGGAGCACCAGCGCTCGCACACCGGCAACTACAAATACCGCTGCCCCACCTGCAGCAAGGGCTTCACGCGCCACAAGTACATGAAGGACCACAAGTGCCGCCTGGGCTCACCCAAGGACAAAGACCTGCAGCTCAGGAAGCCCCAGAAGAAACGGGTGGCACGGGGGCGCAAGGTGGGCCTGTCCATCCCCAACCAGCTGGCTCTGGCGGAGCTGAAGGACGGTGCCGCTGGGGAAAGCCCCCAGGACGACAGCCCGAACAAAGAACCCTTTCAGGAGTCGGACGCAGTCCTGTCCATTGTGGTGGGTGGGTCAGGAGCTGCTGACTCAGACCTCGTTGttcctgggcagcccagcagcatcACGTCCAATTTGTCcttggcagagctgcaggctgcctcgGACGGCCCCTGCaccatgctggctgtccccgTGTACATCCAGACGACGGAGTGA